The nucleotide window GCTTATATTCTTATGACTCATTAAAGTTTCATAAAAAAAACTTTTTATTTTTTGGAAATTATGAAAGACATTAAAAGGATTTTGTGTAATATAGCCTATCTTTTCTCCTCTATATTTTCTTATCTTTTCTTCAGAAAAATCAAAAATATTTTCATTTTTATATAAAATATCTCCTTTAATAGAAGATGAAGCAAATTTTTTAGCCATTATAAGCTTAGATAAAATAGTCTTTCCTGAACCACTCTCTCCAATTATAGAGAGTACTTCACCTGCTTTCAATTCAAAAGCTATATTTTTTAAAATTTCATTTTCATCTATTGAAAAGAAAAGTTTGTCAATCTTTAAAATATTCATATCTCTCCTCTTAGTTTCTTTTCAAATTCTTCTCCTATATAATGAAAAGAAGCTACAGCAAATAAAATCATTAGTCCCGGATACATCATTAAATTAGGATTCGTTCTAAAAAAAGCTCTGCTGTCATATATCATATTTCCCCACTCGGGAATACTTGGTTGTACTCCTATACCTAAAAAAGAGAAAGAAGATATCATAAGTATTATATTTCCTATATTCATCAGAGAAGCTACCATTATAGGACCATATACAAAAGGAAAAATATGTTTTCTTATTATATAAAAAGTTGGCATTGATTTTAATTTAGCATAAATAACATACTCAGATTGTTTGTGCTTTATAACTGAATTTTTTAAAATTTTAGAATAGTATACCCATTCTACAAGTATTACAGCTATTATCATATTATTTATTCCTGTTCCCAGTATACCTACCAAAACCATTGATAATAAAAAACTTGGAAAAGTAGAAAAAATATTGGCAAGCCAGTCAAAAACCATTGAATATATACCCTCTTTCCAACCTACTAAAAGTCCAATAGGTACACTTATAACTACTAAACTTAATTGTATTGTAAGGGCTATAGAAATTGATAGACGTGCACCATATAATATTCTTGAAAAAATATCTCTTCCCAAAGCATCTGTTCCCATTAAAAATTCTTTTCCAGCTTTTTGTAGTTTCAGACTTATATCTATTTTTTGTGGATCATAAGGGGCTATTTTAGCAGCAAACAGAGTGAGAGCTAACCAAAAAAATAATAAACTCAGGGCTATATAAAACTTAGTATTTTTTTTCATCTGTTTCACCTCTTCTTAATCTTGGATCTAAATATCTCAATAGATAGCTCATAAAATAATTTATTGATATGAATAACAGAGCAAAAACTAAAATACATGCTTGAATAAGTGGAATATCGCCAGCCTGTAGAGCTTTTATAAAAAGTGTGCCTATTCCCGGCCAAGCAAATATTTCCTCCACTAAAATAGAACCTGTCATTATATAGATATAACTCAGACTAAATGCAGTTAGTATAGGAACCCAAGAAGCTCTCAAATAGTAGTTACAAATAATATATTTGTTTTTTAACCCTCTTAAAACAGCATTTTCTAAAAAATGTTCCTCAAGACCATCTATCACAGCCTTTCTTACTATACCTGTATATTGTCCGATAAAAGGCAAAGATAATGTTATAGCAGGCAGAATAAAATTACGAAATCCTCCTCGACCTGAAACAGGAAGCCATCTTAATTTAACAGAAAATACTAGTATTAAACTAAAACCCAACCAAAAAACCGGTATAGAAACGAATATAAAACTCAAGCCTTGTATTAATTTGTCAATTAACCCTTCTCTTTTTATAGCTGATATCATTCCAAGCGGTAGTGCAAAAGCTATTATTAGCAAAGAAGAAAATATGGACAATTGAAAAGTTGTATATAGTGATTTTATAACTAAAGCCATAGCAGGTTCTTTTCTAAGAAAAGAATATCCAAAATCAGCTTTCAAAACATTTTTTAGCCAAATCAAATATTGCATTATCAAAGGCTGATTTAAACCAAGTTCCTCTCTTTTTTGTTGTAATAAAGTTTCAGTTATAGGAAGACGAGAAGCCCGCAAATAATTTTCTGCGGGCTCTCCTGGTGATATATGAATGAATATAAAAGCAAGTATTGATATGACAAATAAAGTTGATATAATCTCAAATAACTTTTTTTTCACTCTTTTTCCCTCTATTTTTTGTTAATAAATATAAGTGGTAATTCATATTCTTGTGGCATAAATCTTACACCTTCTAAATTATCTTTGTAAACAGCTACTAAAGATTGATAAGTTAGTGGCACATAAACTGCTTGCTCATGTAAAATTGTTAAAATTTCCTTATATAGTTCCTCTACCTTAGCTTCATCTGTTTCAACTAAAGCTTGATGAATCTTCTTATCTAATTCTTTCTTTAT belongs to Fusobacterium russii ATCC 25533 and includes:
- a CDS encoding ABC transporter permease; amino-acid sequence: MKKNTKFYIALSLLFFWLALTLFAAKIAPYDPQKIDISLKLQKAGKEFLMGTDALGRDIFSRILYGARLSISIALTIQLSLVVISVPIGLLVGWKEGIYSMVFDWLANIFSTFPSFLLSMVLVGILGTGINNMIIAVILVEWVYYSKILKNSVIKHKQSEYVIYAKLKSMPTFYIIRKHIFPFVYGPIMVASLMNIGNIILMISSFSFLGIGVQPSIPEWGNMIYDSRAFFRTNPNLMMYPGLMILFAVASFHYIGEEFEKKLRGEI
- a CDS encoding ABC transporter permease; translation: MKKKLFEIISTLFVISILAFIFIHISPGEPAENYLRASRLPITETLLQQKREELGLNQPLIMQYLIWLKNVLKADFGYSFLRKEPAMALVIKSLYTTFQLSIFSSLLIIAFALPLGMISAIKREGLIDKLIQGLSFIFVSIPVFWLGFSLILVFSVKLRWLPVSGRGGFRNFILPAITLSLPFIGQYTGIVRKAVIDGLEEHFLENAVLRGLKNKYIICNYYLRASWVPILTAFSLSYIYIMTGSILVEEIFAWPGIGTLFIKALQAGDIPLIQACILVFALLFISINYFMSYLLRYLDPRLRRGETDEKKY